A genome region from Crossiella equi includes the following:
- a CDS encoding GbsR/MarR family transcriptional regulator gives MPGTRLTHQDRADIAEGLAEGLTLAEIAKRLDRPPSTITREVARNGGAREYRPGQAQLAATRRARRRPVHRLSAPPETGQDAAAVRDFTERFTELMVRSGMPGMMAKVLTCLYTTDSGSLTAADLVRRLQVSPASISAAVGFLEEQELITRERDGRARRDRYLIGNDVWYRAMLASAQVNGEMAGVAREGARLFGAHSPAGQRLEDVGEFLTRVYENLLRSAEDWRAVRADRQSGDSPG, from the coding sequence GTGCCAGGAACCAGGCTGACCCACCAGGATCGCGCCGACATCGCTGAGGGGCTGGCCGAGGGACTCACCCTCGCCGAGATCGCCAAGCGGCTGGACCGCCCGCCCTCCACCATCACCAGGGAGGTCGCCCGCAACGGCGGCGCGCGGGAGTACCGGCCCGGTCAGGCCCAGCTGGCCGCCACCCGGCGAGCCCGCCGCCGCCCGGTGCACCGGCTGTCCGCGCCGCCGGAGACCGGCCAGGACGCGGCGGCGGTCCGGGACTTCACCGAGCGCTTCACCGAGTTGATGGTGCGCAGTGGCATGCCCGGGATGATGGCCAAGGTGCTGACCTGCTTGTACACCACAGATTCCGGCAGTCTCACCGCCGCCGATCTGGTGCGCCGCCTGCAGGTCAGCCCGGCCTCGATCTCGGCCGCGGTGGGCTTCCTCGAGGAGCAGGAGCTGATCACCAGGGAGCGCGACGGCCGGGCCCGCCGCGACCGCTACCTCATCGGCAATGACGTGTGGTACCGGGCGATGCTGGCCAGCGCGCAGGTCAACGGCGAGATGGCCGGGGTGGCCAGGGAGGGCGCGCGCCTGTTCGGCGCGCACAGCCCGGCCGGGCAGCGACTTGAGGATGTCGGCGAGTTCCTGACCAGGGTGTACGAGAACCTGCTCCGCTCGGCCGAAGACTGGCGCGCGGTCCGCGCGGACCGGCAGTCCGGCGACTCCCCCGGCTGA
- a CDS encoding FAD-dependent monooxygenase, whose amino-acid sequence MKILVSGGGAAGLSAGINLARAGHAVEVVERASHLRVNGSPIDVRGDALETAERMGILDAVRERRITMTEETTFVDRSGVVVASLAVEEINESSADIELPREDLMTILRRTLPEQVDLRFGESVVALVDDGDRVAVTFASGREAAYDIVVGAVGVHSAVRRLVFGPEKEFTKPLGVYVAIGDAPGQVTPGNTRVTEILNLPGRLAGVARYRDTALAIFEFRSDPIAYDHHDPVAQKRILTEAFAGIEDWKVPELIETAQRDPELYFDAITQIHMPTWHRGRVVLIGDAAHCATPMAGRGTSLALLGAWTLTEELGRHGDDLEAAFRAYERRQRPHAAAAQEFARGGADLVVPATGEAIEARNTRLRAARPL is encoded by the coding sequence GTGAAGATCTTGGTCAGTGGTGGGGGAGCGGCGGGGCTGAGCGCGGGCATCAACCTCGCACGGGCCGGGCACGCGGTGGAGGTCGTGGAGCGGGCGAGTCACCTGCGGGTCAACGGCTCGCCCATCGATGTGCGCGGCGACGCACTCGAAACGGCGGAGCGGATGGGCATCCTGGACGCGGTGCGCGAGCGGCGGATCACGATGACCGAGGAGACGACGTTCGTCGACCGGTCCGGCGTGGTGGTCGCCTCGCTGGCGGTGGAGGAGATCAACGAGTCTTCCGCTGACATCGAGCTGCCCCGCGAGGACCTCATGACCATCCTGCGGCGGACCCTGCCCGAGCAGGTCGACCTGCGTTTCGGGGAGTCCGTCGTGGCGCTGGTCGACGACGGAGACCGGGTCGCGGTCACCTTCGCCTCCGGCCGCGAGGCCGCCTACGACATCGTCGTCGGCGCGGTCGGGGTGCACTCGGCGGTGCGCCGACTGGTCTTCGGCCCGGAGAAGGAGTTCACCAAGCCCCTCGGGGTGTACGTGGCGATCGGGGACGCGCCCGGCCAGGTGACGCCCGGCAACACGCGCGTCACCGAGATCCTCAACCTGCCGGGGCGCTTGGCGGGCGTGGCCCGCTACCGCGACACAGCGCTGGCAATCTTCGAGTTCCGGTCCGACCCGATCGCCTACGACCACCACGACCCGGTCGCCCAGAAGCGCATCCTGACCGAGGCCTTCGCCGGGATCGAGGACTGGAAGGTCCCCGAACTGATCGAGACCGCCCAGCGCGATCCCGAGCTGTACTTCGACGCGATCACCCAGATCCACATGCCGACCTGGCACCGGGGACGGGTCGTGCTGATCGGGGACGCCGCGCACTGCGCGACTCCGATGGCCGGGCGTGGCACCTCGCTTGCCCTGCTCGGGGCGTGGACGCTCACCGAGGAGCTCGGCCGCCACGGCGACGACCTCGAGGCGGCCTTCCGCGCCTACGAGCGGCGCCAGCGCCCCCACGCGGCCGCGGCCCAGGAGTTCGCGCGTGGCGGGGCCGACCTCGTCGTCCCGGCCACCGGGGAGGCCATCGAGGCGCGCAACACCCGGCTGCGGGCGGCGCGGCCGCTATAG
- a CDS encoding TetR/AcrR family transcriptional regulator — MAEDGPAREPARRPGGRTAQVRRRILDAAAELIARDGIGGLRYDQVAELAEVNKTSVYRNWPHRNALVADALATFGAEAAPLHDTGDLDADLVDFLEALAAATASPAGRALLAVVVSARENPELRAVVDEVFDRRLASLRARLRAAVERGELPEVDLSLLGAMLTGPVQQFLSRGSRTFTRLDAHRVTAVVLAGVRATATANQPG, encoded by the coding sequence ATGGCCGAGGACGGACCCGCACGAGAACCGGCCCGCCGTCCGGGCGGGCGCACCGCACAGGTGCGGCGTCGGATTCTTGATGCCGCCGCCGAGCTGATCGCCCGCGACGGGATCGGCGGGCTGCGCTACGACCAGGTCGCCGAGCTCGCCGAGGTCAACAAGACCAGCGTCTACCGCAACTGGCCCCACCGCAACGCACTGGTCGCCGACGCGCTCGCCACCTTCGGCGCCGAGGCCGCACCCCTGCACGACACGGGCGACCTGGACGCCGACCTCGTCGACTTCCTCGAAGCCCTCGCCGCGGCCACCGCCAGCCCGGCAGGACGAGCACTGCTGGCCGTGGTCGTCTCGGCGCGGGAGAACCCCGAGCTGCGGGCCGTCGTCGACGAGGTCTTCGACCGGCGGCTGGCAAGCCTGCGAGCCCGCTTGCGGGCCGCGGTCGAGCGCGGCGAGCTGCCCGAAGTCGACCTTTCCCTGCTCGGCGCGATGCTCACCGGACCCGTCCAGCAGTTCCTCAGCCGCGGTTCCCGCACGTTCACCCGCCTGGACGCGCACCGGGTGACCGCGGTGGTGCTCGCCGGGGTGCGAGCCACCGCCACGGCCAACCAGCCCGGCTGA
- a CDS encoding carboxylate-amine ligase encodes MPAACADTVGVEEEFLLVDTESGRTVPRAASVLARVRDTGLTEFHTELAGTQVEAATGPCTGVLALGQALRRARSDLAVAAAELGIGLVSRGTPHVPSTRVVVGAEERYRRVLATYAGVVEDYEACGCHVHVGVPDRETAVAVVNHVRGWLPTLLALSVNSPDHGYASWRMVLQSRFPGAGVPPVFADAADYDAHVARMVECGTLVDPAQTFWLVRLSPKLPTVEFRAADAAAEVDDAALQAALSRVLVHTAHQDLLDGKQARPVREDVCAAAVWAASRHGLHGTAVDPWQERQVPAIEVLDGLVKHVTPALAERGELTLVHDLVAQRVRRL; translated from the coding sequence TTGCCCGCCGCGTGCGCTGACACCGTCGGTGTGGAAGAGGAGTTCCTGCTCGTGGACACGGAGTCCGGGCGCACGGTGCCGCGCGCGGCCTCCGTGCTGGCGCGGGTGCGGGACACCGGGCTGACCGAGTTCCACACCGAACTCGCCGGTACGCAGGTGGAAGCGGCCACCGGCCCGTGCACGGGTGTCCTCGCGCTTGGCCAGGCACTCCGCCGGGCACGCTCGGACCTCGCCGTGGCGGCCGCGGAGCTGGGCATCGGGCTGGTGTCCAGGGGCACGCCGCACGTGCCGTCGACCCGGGTCGTCGTGGGTGCGGAGGAGCGGTACCGAAGGGTGCTCGCCACCTATGCGGGCGTGGTCGAGGACTACGAGGCCTGCGGCTGTCACGTGCACGTGGGGGTGCCGGACCGCGAGACCGCGGTGGCCGTCGTGAACCACGTGCGGGGGTGGCTGCCCACGCTGCTCGCGCTGTCCGTCAACTCCCCCGACCACGGGTACGCGAGCTGGCGGATGGTGTTGCAGTCCCGGTTCCCCGGTGCCGGGGTGCCGCCGGTGTTCGCCGACGCGGCCGACTACGACGCGCACGTCGCCAGGATGGTGGAGTGCGGAACGCTGGTCGACCCCGCGCAGACGTTCTGGCTCGTGCGGCTGTCCCCGAAGCTGCCCACCGTGGAGTTCCGCGCGGCCGACGCGGCCGCTGAGGTGGACGACGCCGCACTGCAGGCGGCTTTGTCCCGTGTGCTCGTGCACACCGCGCACCAGGACCTGCTCGACGGCAAGCAGGCGCGGCCGGTGCGCGAGGACGTGTGCGCTGCCGCGGTGTGGGCGGCCTCGCGCCACGGACTGCACGGCACGGCCGTCGACCCGTGGCAGGAACGCCAGGTGCCCGCGATCGAGGTGCTGGACGGGCTCGTGAAGCACGTGACACCGGCCTTGGCGGAACGAGGTGAGCTCACGCTGGTGCACGACCTGGTGGCCCAGCGGGTGCGGCGCCTCTGA
- a CDS encoding catalase: protein MAAHKPGKLVKAALEKAVEKVVELTNPPIPGAPSSEPPPLDEPTVPRGPLPPKADQDSPETVSPTGAPTGAPKIANGQQGEFLTTSAGLRVHDTDHSLKAGARGPTLLQDHHLREKITHFDHERIPERVVHARGYGAHGVFVGYGTAAKVCKSAFLGDGVETPVFVRFSTVLGSRGSADTVRDTRGFATKFYTEEGNFDLVGNNIPVFFIQDGIKFPDIIHAAKPHPDREIPQAQSAHDTFWDFVSTHTEATHHVMWNMSDRGIPRSYRTMEGFGVHTFRLVNAAGETALAKFHWKPKLGVHSLVWEEAQLLGGIDPDFHRRDLADAIESGAYPQWELGLQIMPDTPRQTFENIDLLDPTKIVPEELAPVQPVGILTLNRNTTNFFAETEQVAFHLGNLVPGIDVTDDPLLQSRLFSYLDTQLSRLAGPNFNQIPVNRPHVPVNDMLRDGFHQHAVHAGVAPYRPNTLDGGNPFEAGAEDRPFVEVAQPLPKSAKTRQSPTSFADHYTQPRLFWLSLSPVEKEHVVRAFTFELGKCYEQTIKERQLLVLANVDPTLCAEVARGLGLPAPAATVRPKKVAPSPVLSQVGRSWPTDGRVIGIVVDPADLDGVRTVRETVLAGGMVPLLIAPTGGPLDADSGLVAQRSLLTARSVEFDALLLAGSPPPGADAPGGSVEPADAIDPRVIRMVQECFRHAKAIGAWGSGRLAVEAAGYATQPGVVVDDDPADVLKALTVLLGEHRVWDRFPATIA from the coding sequence GTGGCTGCGCACAAGCCGGGCAAGCTCGTGAAAGCAGCGCTGGAGAAGGCGGTGGAGAAGGTCGTCGAACTGACGAACCCGCCGATCCCCGGCGCACCCAGCAGTGAACCCCCGCCTCTCGACGAGCCGACCGTCCCGCGTGGGCCGCTGCCGCCGAAGGCGGACCAGGACAGCCCCGAGACGGTGTCCCCGACCGGTGCTCCCACCGGCGCGCCGAAGATCGCCAACGGGCAGCAGGGCGAGTTCCTCACGACCTCGGCCGGTCTGAGAGTCCACGACACCGACCACTCGCTCAAGGCAGGCGCGCGCGGCCCGACGCTGCTGCAGGACCACCACCTGCGCGAGAAGATCACGCACTTCGACCACGAACGCATCCCGGAACGGGTCGTGCACGCCCGCGGCTACGGCGCGCACGGCGTGTTCGTGGGCTACGGCACAGCCGCGAAGGTCTGCAAGTCCGCCTTCCTGGGCGACGGTGTCGAGACGCCGGTCTTCGTGCGGTTCTCCACCGTCCTGGGCTCGCGGGGATCGGCGGACACCGTACGCGACACGCGTGGGTTCGCGACGAAGTTCTACACCGAGGAAGGCAACTTCGACCTGGTCGGCAACAACATCCCGGTGTTCTTCATCCAGGACGGCATCAAGTTCCCGGACATCATCCACGCGGCCAAGCCGCATCCGGACCGGGAGATCCCGCAGGCGCAGAGCGCACACGACACGTTCTGGGACTTCGTGTCCACGCACACCGAGGCCACCCACCACGTCATGTGGAACATGTCCGACCGCGGGATCCCCCGTTCCTACCGCACGATGGAGGGCTTCGGCGTCCACACCTTCCGCCTCGTCAACGCCGCTGGCGAGACGGCGCTGGCGAAGTTCCACTGGAAGCCGAAGCTCGGCGTGCACTCCCTGGTCTGGGAGGAGGCGCAGCTGCTCGGCGGCATCGACCCCGACTTCCACCGCCGCGACCTCGCCGACGCCATCGAGTCCGGCGCGTACCCCCAGTGGGAGCTCGGCCTGCAGATCATGCCCGACACGCCCAGGCAGACCTTCGAGAACATCGACCTGCTCGACCCGACCAAGATCGTGCCGGAGGAGCTCGCGCCGGTACAGCCGGTCGGCATCCTCACGCTCAACCGCAACACGACCAACTTCTTCGCCGAGACCGAGCAGGTCGCCTTCCACCTCGGCAACCTGGTGCCGGGCATCGACGTGACCGACGACCCGCTGTTGCAGTCCCGGTTGTTCTCCTACCTGGACACCCAGCTGTCCAGGCTCGCCGGGCCGAACTTCAACCAGATCCCGGTCAACCGCCCGCACGTTCCGGTCAACGACATGCTGCGGGACGGTTTCCACCAGCACGCGGTGCACGCCGGGGTCGCCCCCTACCGGCCGAACACCCTCGACGGCGGCAACCCGTTCGAGGCAGGTGCCGAGGACCGGCCGTTCGTCGAGGTGGCGCAGCCGTTGCCCAAGTCGGCGAAGACCAGGCAGTCACCCACCTCCTTCGCCGACCACTACACGCAGCCGAGGCTGTTCTGGCTGAGCCTGTCCCCGGTGGAGAAGGAGCACGTCGTGCGCGCCTTCACCTTCGAGCTCGGCAAGTGCTACGAGCAGACCATCAAGGAACGCCAGCTGCTCGTGCTGGCCAACGTCGACCCGACGCTGTGCGCCGAGGTGGCCAGGGGGCTCGGCCTGCCGGCACCGGCCGCCACCGTGCGGCCCAAGAAGGTCGCGCCGAGCCCGGTCCTGTCCCAGGTCGGGCGGTCGTGGCCGACCGACGGTCGTGTCATCGGGATCGTGGTCGACCCGGCCGATCTCGACGGCGTGCGTACCGTCCGCGAGACCGTGCTGGCCGGTGGGATGGTGCCCCTGCTGATCGCCCCGACCGGCGGGCCGCTCGACGCCGACAGCGGTCTGGTGGCCCAGCGCAGCTTGCTCACCGCGCGGTCGGTCGAGTTCGACGCCCTGCTGCTCGCGGGCAGCCCACCCCCCGGAGCCGACGCGCCGGGAGGCTCCGTCGAACCGGCTGACGCGATCGACCCGCGCGTCATCCGCATGGTCCAGGAGTGCTTCCGCCACGCCAAGGCCATCGGCGCGTGGGGCTCCGGCCGTCTCGCCGTCGAGGCCGCCGGGTACGCCACCCAGCCGGGAGTCGTGGTCGACGACGACCCGGCGGACGTGCTCAAGGCGTTGACCGTGCTGCTCGGGGAACACCGGGTGTGGGACCGCTTCCCCGCGACGATCGCCTGA
- a CDS encoding DUF4097 family beta strand repeat-containing protein translates to MRAAMTGYDTPGPIRAVLDLSAARLWINAGARADTQVRIDPANPDSPEDVKAAQRIQADYTEGELTVRGAQGTWGSWLSSGGLAEVVLDLPAGSSLEVRTSAGDIRAYGRLGDVTAHTSHGEIALTRTGNARLSTESGGIRLGVARGAVELRAPDGDIHVEEVTGELNAGTAGGSITVGRAHAGVTAKTKHGDIRLREVATGTVLAETGAGEVEIGLRPGAAAELQLTTRSGTVRDHLGEPDTTPAESTVLVRATTTHGDILLRRA, encoded by the coding sequence GTGAGGGCCGCGATGACCGGCTACGACACCCCCGGACCCATCCGCGCCGTGCTCGACCTGTCCGCCGCCCGCCTGTGGATCAACGCGGGCGCCCGCGCCGACACCCAGGTGCGGATCGACCCGGCCAACCCCGACTCACCAGAGGACGTCAAGGCCGCCCAGCGCATCCAGGCCGACTACACCGAGGGCGAACTCACCGTGCGCGGCGCCCAGGGCACCTGGGGCTCCTGGCTGTCCAGCGGCGGCCTGGCCGAGGTGGTGCTCGACCTGCCCGCGGGCTCCAGCCTGGAAGTGCGCACCTCGGCCGGGGACATCCGCGCCTACGGTCGTCTCGGCGATGTCACCGCGCACACCTCCCACGGCGAGATCGCGCTGACCCGCACCGGCAACGCCCGGCTGAGCACCGAGTCCGGCGGCATCCGGCTCGGCGTGGCCCGGGGCGCGGTCGAGCTGCGCGCCCCCGACGGCGACATCCACGTGGAGGAGGTCACCGGCGAGCTGAACGCGGGCACAGCGGGCGGGAGCATCACCGTCGGGCGGGCGCACGCCGGTGTCACCGCCAAGACCAAGCACGGCGACATCCGCCTGCGCGAGGTCGCTACCGGCACGGTGCTGGCCGAGACCGGCGCGGGCGAGGTGGAGATCGGCTTGCGGCCCGGCGCCGCCGCCGAACTCCAGCTGACCACCCGCTCCGGCACGGTGCGCGACCACCTCGGCGAGCCGGACACCACACCGGCCGAGTCCACGGTGCTGGTGCGCGCCACCACCACGCACGGCGACATCCTGCTGCGCCGGGCCTGA
- a CDS encoding cytochrome P450: protein MTETFETLPGLPVDRPAGCPFDPPAELAGLRAQRPLTRMVFPDGHHGWLATSHEVIRAVLADPRFSNRREIMHSPLPGMVAVEGGFPPAQPGDFLGMDAPEHTRYRRLLTGKFTVRRMRLLTERVEQITAEHLDRMAQAGGPLDLVAHYAQPIPALMICELLGVPVEQRGFFQERTATLNDSNASPEELMTAMNEIGGLLYSLVQAKRAEPTDDLLSDLTTTELTDEELANVAALLLGAGLDTTANLLALGVFALLQHPGQLAALRDGAVGTAPAVEELLRYLSITPTGVRTATADVELAGHLVRAGESVALSVQAGNRDPQVYPDPDRLDLGRRAGGHLGFGHGIHQCLGQQLARVETQVAFPALFRRFPTLRLAVPAEQVPLRLGQDIYGVHQLPVTW, encoded by the coding sequence ATGACCGAGACCTTCGAGACCCTCCCGGGACTGCCGGTTGACCGGCCTGCGGGCTGTCCCTTCGATCCACCGGCCGAACTGGCCGGGCTGCGCGCGCAGCGCCCGCTGACCCGCATGGTCTTTCCTGACGGGCACCACGGCTGGCTGGCCACCAGCCACGAGGTGATCCGCGCGGTGCTCGCCGACCCGAGGTTCAGCAACCGACGCGAGATCATGCACTCCCCGCTGCCCGGCATGGTCGCGGTGGAAGGCGGGTTTCCGCCCGCACAGCCCGGCGACTTCCTTGGCATGGACGCCCCCGAGCACACCCGCTACCGCCGTCTGCTCACCGGTAAGTTCACCGTCCGCCGGATGCGCCTGCTCACCGAGCGGGTCGAACAGATCACCGCCGAGCACCTGGACCGGATGGCACAGGCCGGCGGCCCGCTGGACCTGGTGGCGCACTACGCCCAGCCCATCCCGGCGCTGATGATCTGCGAACTGCTCGGCGTGCCTGTCGAGCAGCGCGGGTTCTTCCAGGAGCGCACCGCCACCCTGAACGACTCCAACGCCAGCCCGGAGGAGCTGATGACCGCGATGAACGAGATCGGCGGCCTGCTCTACAGCCTGGTGCAGGCCAAACGCGCCGAGCCGACCGACGACCTGCTCAGCGACCTGACCACCACCGAGCTGACCGACGAGGAACTGGCCAACGTGGCCGCGCTGCTGCTGGGCGCCGGACTGGACACCACCGCCAACCTGCTCGCCCTCGGCGTGTTCGCCCTGCTCCAGCACCCCGGGCAGCTGGCCGCGCTGCGGGATGGCGCGGTCGGGACGGCCCCGGCGGTGGAGGAGCTGCTGCGCTACCTCAGCATCACGCCGACGGGCGTGCGCACCGCGACCGCCGATGTCGAACTGGCCGGTCACCTGGTGCGGGCAGGCGAGTCGGTGGCGCTGTCGGTGCAGGCGGGCAACCGCGACCCCCAGGTCTATCCCGACCCCGACCGGCTGGACCTCGGTCGCCGGGCGGGCGGGCACCTCGGCTTCGGGCACGGCATCCACCAGTGCCTGGGCCAGCAACTGGCTCGGGTGGAGACGCAGGTGGCCTTCCCCGCCCTGTTCCGCCGGTTCCCCACGCTGCGCCTGGCGGTGCCCGCCGAACAGGTCCCGCTTCGGCTGGGGCAGGACATCTACGGCGTGCACCAGCTCCCAGTCACCTGGTGA
- a CDS encoding ankyrin repeat domain-containing protein, with amino-acid sequence MTEALTDEELAFLNSMFDLARAGETARLAEAVDAGLPVNLTNSAGDSLLVLAAYHDHPDTVRALLARGADTGRVNDRGQTALGAAVFRRSGRTAGLLLDAGADPGLGARSALDVARHFDLPEMLALLDFRTAAR; translated from the coding sequence GTGACCGAGGCGCTCACCGACGAGGAACTGGCTTTCCTCAACTCGATGTTCGACCTGGCGCGGGCTGGCGAGACGGCCCGGCTGGCGGAGGCGGTCGACGCGGGGCTGCCGGTGAACCTCACCAACAGCGCGGGTGACTCCCTGCTGGTCCTCGCCGCCTACCACGACCACCCGGACACCGTCCGGGCGTTGCTGGCGCGGGGCGCGGACACCGGGCGCGTCAACGACCGGGGGCAGACCGCGCTCGGGGCGGCGGTCTTCCGCCGTTCCGGGCGCACCGCCGGTCTCCTGCTCGACGCGGGCGCGGATCCCGGGCTCGGTGCGAGGTCGGCGCTCGACGTGGCCAGGCACTTCGACCTGCCCGAGATGCTGGCGCTGTTGGACTTCCGCACGGCCGCACGATGA
- a CDS encoding UbiA family prenyltransferase yields the protein MNDKAGEPTSIADELVSASRVHSPLASVVHFHKSPIRWVRREIEITARMMVNNFLVVVSGTQITLGVAFKNDLTGIDLMKVYLVGWVLSFLYTYVFDAGNQARGGLEDSINKPWRPVPAGLVTEQGLRVRYVVGNLLYAFLAWWFNVLEWALLWQVSMIALNRFQGRWYIISKQITMQAGVVAMFAIAWAAVEPVNSLTWQWIFFAGVPYVFPLIMEDLRDVKGDGVIGRRTPISVFGERPVRIWCAAWTFCLPFIQHFGLYVPSGASMQRILVCDVLVLGTCWLVCYRLLRYREPKRDAITYLVFYLSFFLSLSAMLVLYF from the coding sequence ATGAACGACAAAGCAGGTGAGCCGACCTCGATCGCCGACGAGCTCGTATCGGCATCTCGTGTGCACAGCCCGTTGGCATCGGTCGTGCACTTCCACAAGTCGCCGATCCGCTGGGTTCGGCGCGAGATCGAGATCACCGCCCGGATGATGGTGAACAACTTCCTCGTCGTCGTCTCCGGGACGCAGATAACCTTGGGTGTTGCGTTCAAGAACGATTTGACCGGAATCGATCTGATGAAGGTCTACCTGGTCGGCTGGGTTCTTTCGTTCCTCTACACCTACGTCTTCGACGCGGGAAACCAGGCCAGGGGCGGGCTTGAGGATTCCATCAACAAGCCGTGGAGACCTGTCCCGGCGGGCCTTGTGACCGAACAGGGCTTGCGGGTGCGGTACGTCGTGGGAAACCTGCTGTACGCTTTCCTGGCGTGGTGGTTCAACGTCCTCGAATGGGCGCTGCTCTGGCAGGTGAGTATGATCGCGCTGAACAGGTTCCAGGGTCGTTGGTACATCATTTCGAAGCAGATCACCATGCAAGCCGGAGTGGTCGCCATGTTCGCGATCGCCTGGGCGGCTGTCGAACCGGTCAACTCGCTCACCTGGCAATGGATCTTCTTCGCGGGCGTGCCCTACGTGTTTCCCCTGATCATGGAGGACCTGCGAGATGTCAAGGGCGACGGGGTCATCGGACGCCGCACGCCGATCAGTGTGTTCGGCGAGCGGCCGGTGCGGATCTGGTGCGCTGCCTGGACCTTCTGCCTGCCTTTCATTCAACATTTTGGTCTTTACGTCCCCTCGGGGGCGAGCATGCAACGTATTCTTGTGTGTGACGTCCTCGTCCTCGGGACCTGCTGGCTGGTGTGCTATCGGCTGTTGCGGTACCGGGAGCCGAAGCGGGACGCCATCACGTATCTCGTGTTCTACTTGTCGTTCTTCTTGTCGCTGAGCGCCATGCTGGTGCTCTACTTCTGA
- a CDS encoding polyprenyl synthetase family protein, giving the protein MTGDLFLIVATQMLAAEDVAAARILTRALRALCQGQNADLSFERRQRVSLRECPHMVEGKAAAPLGASCELGARAGGACAEPLALAELINRRDR; this is encoded by the coding sequence TTGACCGGCGACCTCTTCCTGATCGTCGCCACGCAGATGCTGGCCGCCGAGGACGTCGCCGCCGCGCGGATCCTGACCCGTGCTCTCCGCGCGCTGTGCCAGGGGCAGAACGCGGACTTGTCTTTCGAGCGACGTCAGCGGGTGTCACTGCGCGAGTGCCCGCACATGGTCGAGGGGAAGGCGGCCGCGCCGCTCGGCGCCTCCTGTGAGCTCGGTGCCCGGGCCGGTGGGGCCTGCGCGGAGCCCCTGGCGCTGGCCGAACTGATCAACAGGCGGGACCGATGA
- a CDS encoding ATP-binding cassette domain-containing protein — MTRHQRSAALTATGLRKSYGTYTVLDGIDLDIPSGSIFALLGPNGAGKTTVVQILSTLISADAGELSVAGHDVLGEPDAVRAAIGVTGQFSAVDGLLTGAENLHLMTQLHRLPRRDRQPKVTELLRRFDLVEAGGRPAATYSGGMRRRLDLAMTLVGDPRVIFLDEPTTGLDPRSRHTMWQIVRELVAKDGVTLFLTTQYLEEADQLADRIAVLHRGKLVAQGSSEQLKRQVGGGHISLRFGTARGYQLAADALEVLSRNDEELTLQIRGSGSASSLRELLDWLDRAELPVAELSVHTPDLDDVFFALTGAPTATSEQEPTR, encoded by the coding sequence ATGACCAGACATCAGCGGTCCGCCGCGCTCACCGCGACCGGACTGCGCAAGTCCTACGGCACGTACACCGTGCTGGACGGCATCGATCTCGACATCCCCTCGGGCAGCATCTTCGCCCTGCTCGGCCCCAACGGGGCAGGCAAGACCACCGTGGTGCAGATCCTGTCCACCCTCATCTCCGCCGACGCGGGGGAGCTGAGCGTGGCCGGCCACGACGTGCTGGGGGAGCCGGACGCGGTGCGCGCCGCGATCGGCGTCACCGGGCAGTTCTCCGCGGTGGACGGGCTGCTCACCGGCGCGGAGAACCTGCACCTGATGACCCAGCTGCACCGGCTGCCCCGCCGGGACCGGCAGCCGAAGGTGACGGAGCTGTTGCGCCGCTTCGACCTCGTGGAGGCGGGCGGGCGGCCGGCGGCCACCTACTCCGGCGGCATGCGCCGCCGACTCGACCTGGCCATGACGCTGGTCGGCGACCCCCGGGTGATCTTCCTGGACGAGCCGACCACCGGACTGGACCCGCGCAGCAGGCACACCATGTGGCAGATCGTTCGCGAACTGGTCGCCAAGGACGGGGTAACCCTGTTCCTCACCACCCAGTACTTGGAAGAGGCCGATCAGCTCGCCGACCGGATCGCCGTGCTACACAGGGGAAAACTGGTCGCCCAGGGCAGCTCCGAGCAGCTGAAGCGGCAGGTCGGCGGCGGGCACATCAGCCTACGCTTCGGCACCGCGCGCGGCTACCAGCTGGCCGCCGACGCGCTGGAGGTGTTGTCCCGCAACGACGAGGAACTCACCCTCCAGATCCGCGGCAGCGGCTCGGCCAGCTCTCTGCGCGAGTTGCTGGACTGGCTTGACCGCGCGGAGCTGCCCGTGGCGGAACTGTCGGTGCACACCCCCGATCTGGACGACGTCTTCTTCGCCCTCACCGGCGCCCCCACCGCGACCTCGGAACAGGAGCCCACCCGATGA